In Longimicrobium sp., a single genomic region encodes these proteins:
- a CDS encoding DUF4388 domain-containing protein, which translates to MAIEGPLRELALSDVFQLLDLSRKTGTLTVSHEARHQPAVVLFDRGGVVGAQLGDGQDRLGHLLLRAGKVAERHVVAARRLQELVPGKPLGAILVEEGVVSVQDVARQLRFQIQEAVFELMQWKDGYFRFEEGQPPAPGPVTIRVPTESLLMEAARRIDEWSTLESKIPHMEVVPALVHEPGDDAVLDLHPAEWEVLAEIDGQRSLKTISSALGRGDFEVAKIVWGLVSTGVVDILEEGPAETPILAWERPLRDAMDEAGRLLNEGQPDAARRLLEDLTRANPERAEVWTLLARAQRRVGRWPEAVLTLSRAASLDPLSAPVHYHLGFAAAHTGDLRRARDAWSTYLRLEDGDTARRGQAERARDAADVLLAALDEEAA; encoded by the coding sequence ATGGCGATCGAAGGACCTCTCCGCGAGCTCGCTCTCAGCGACGTCTTCCAGCTCCTGGACCTGAGCCGCAAGACGGGCACGCTCACCGTCAGCCACGAGGCGCGCCACCAGCCGGCCGTCGTGCTCTTCGACCGCGGCGGCGTGGTGGGCGCGCAGCTCGGCGACGGGCAGGACCGCCTGGGACACCTCCTGCTGCGCGCCGGCAAGGTGGCCGAGCGCCACGTGGTGGCCGCGCGCCGCCTCCAGGAGCTGGTGCCCGGCAAGCCGCTCGGCGCCATCCTGGTGGAGGAGGGCGTCGTCTCCGTGCAGGACGTGGCGCGGCAGCTGCGCTTCCAGATCCAGGAAGCCGTCTTCGAGCTGATGCAGTGGAAGGACGGCTACTTCCGCTTCGAGGAAGGGCAGCCCCCGGCACCCGGCCCGGTGACCATCCGCGTGCCCACCGAGTCGCTGCTGATGGAGGCGGCGCGGCGGATCGACGAGTGGAGCACGCTGGAATCCAAGATCCCGCACATGGAAGTCGTCCCCGCCCTCGTGCACGAGCCGGGCGACGACGCCGTGCTGGACCTGCACCCCGCCGAGTGGGAGGTGCTCGCCGAGATCGACGGCCAGCGCAGCCTCAAGACGATCTCCAGTGCGCTGGGGCGCGGCGACTTCGAGGTGGCCAAGATCGTGTGGGGCCTCGTCTCCACCGGCGTGGTGGACATCCTGGAGGAGGGCCCCGCCGAGACCCCGATCCTGGCGTGGGAGCGCCCGCTGCGCGACGCCATGGACGAGGCCGGCCGCCTTCTGAACGAGGGGCAGCCGGACGCGGCCCGGCGTCTCCTAGAGGACCTGACGCGCGCCAATCCCGAGCGCGCGGAGGTGTGGACGCTGCTGGCCCGGGCGCAGCGGCGCGTGGGGCGCTGGCCAGAGGCGGTGCTGACGCTGAGCCGCGCCGCGTCGCTGGACCCGCTTTCGGCCCCGGTTCACTACCACCTGGGATTCGCGGCGGCGCACACGGGCGACCTGCGCCGCGCACGCGATGCCTGGAGCACCTACCTGCGCCTGGAGGACGGCGACACCGCCCGCCGCGGCCAGGCCGAGCGCGCCCGCGACGCCGCCGACGTGCTCCTCGCCGCGCTGGACGAGGAGGCCGCATGA
- a CDS encoding roadblock/LC7 domain-containing protein — MSGYGELLDRVNRVTGVRGSMVVAVEDGLVVAEELMLGVPGDAVAALVASIFRRARRSMSAADFGDAAFVQVDGEDGLLFAAAPPQLGDLLLVVVAESWVNVGLVRLEAARVVEALGG; from the coding sequence GTGAGCGGCTACGGGGAGCTCCTGGACCGGGTCAACCGCGTGACCGGCGTGCGCGGCTCCATGGTCGTCGCCGTGGAGGACGGGCTCGTGGTGGCCGAGGAGCTGATGCTGGGCGTCCCCGGCGACGCGGTGGCGGCGCTGGTGGCCTCCATCTTCCGCCGTGCCCGCCGCTCCATGTCCGCCGCCGACTTCGGCGACGCCGCCTTCGTGCAGGTGGACGGCGAGGACGGCCTCCTCTTCGCCGCCGCGCCGCCGCAGCTGGGCGACCTGCTGCTGGTGGTGGTGGCGGAGAGCTGGGTGAACGTGGGGCTGGTACGCCTGGAGGCCGCGCGCGTGGTGGAGGCGCTGGGCGGATGA
- a CDS encoding DnaA/Hda family protein yields MKFEQDPRFTFDTFVVGPGNRMAAAAARHVAESPGTSYNPLWVYGAPGTGKSHLLRAVAALASAVRPELRVVVETAEGFASRLSTAIAAGGLEAFRDGVLDSGLLVIDDAEGLAGKARTQEELASLWEEILRHKVQMVFAATLSPGEVPDVDEAFRARLADGLVVDVSPPEPETLRELARRRAAGQGVALENGVDEVLARLPLRGAHELHATVDRIAAVQAERGAPVSADEVPSIVEGSAAPNDEFSAFLSDITFTVGQLVEEAPWRKRLAEAILRWEGEGIRTRRLESALDADAAPDVDAVLAGFAADVARLRAVRDQLAPLDDKAADSPVLADPDRVSEAEAMLLSARAAAERKKAQEPAAAPVDRWYFTNVEKVAWGWVALDDRLIEELG; encoded by the coding sequence ATGAAGTTCGAGCAGGACCCCCGCTTCACCTTCGACACCTTTGTGGTCGGCCCCGGCAACCGGATGGCCGCCGCCGCCGCGCGCCACGTGGCCGAATCGCCGGGCACCAGCTACAACCCGCTCTGGGTGTACGGCGCCCCCGGCACCGGCAAGAGCCACCTGCTGCGCGCCGTCGCCGCGCTCGCCTCCGCCGTGCGGCCGGAGCTGCGCGTGGTGGTGGAGACCGCCGAAGGGTTCGCCTCCCGCCTCTCCACCGCGATCGCGGCGGGGGGGCTGGAGGCGTTCCGCGATGGCGTGCTCGACTCAGGCCTCCTGGTGATCGACGACGCCGAGGGGCTCGCGGGGAAGGCGCGCACGCAGGAGGAGCTCGCGTCGCTCTGGGAGGAGATCCTGCGCCACAAGGTGCAGATGGTCTTCGCCGCCACCCTGTCCCCGGGGGAGGTGCCGGACGTGGACGAGGCGTTCCGCGCCCGGCTGGCGGACGGGCTGGTGGTGGACGTGTCGCCCCCGGAGCCGGAGACGCTGCGAGAGCTGGCGCGGCGGCGGGCGGCGGGGCAGGGCGTGGCGCTGGAGAACGGGGTGGACGAAGTGCTCGCCCGCCTCCCCCTGCGCGGCGCGCACGAGCTGCACGCCACCGTCGACCGCATCGCGGCGGTGCAGGCGGAGCGGGGAGCGCCCGTATCCGCCGACGAAGTGCCGTCGATCGTGGAGGGGAGCGCGGCGCCCAACGACGAGTTCAGCGCCTTCCTCAGCGACATCACCTTCACCGTGGGCCAGCTGGTGGAGGAGGCGCCGTGGCGCAAGCGGCTCGCCGAGGCCATCCTGCGCTGGGAGGGGGAGGGGATCCGCACCCGCCGCCTGGAGTCCGCGCTGGACGCCGACGCCGCGCCCGACGTGGACGCCGTGCTCGCCGGCTTCGCGGCCGACGTCGCGAGGCTTCGCGCCGTCCGCGACCAGCTTGCACCGCTGGACGACAAGGCCGCCGATTCCCCCGTCCTCGCCGATCCGGACCGCGTGAGCGAGGCGGAGGCGATGCTCCTATCCGCCCGCGCCGCCGCCGAGCGCAAGAAGGCGCAGGAGCCCGCCGCGGCGCCCGTGGACCGCTGGTACTTCACCAACGTGGAAAAGGTGGCGTGGGGCTGGGTCGCGCTCGACGACCGCCTGATCGAGGAGCTCGGCTGA
- a CDS encoding DUF4388 domain-containing protein — protein MAIKGNLREASLPDVLQLLSMGQKTGCLSLTDRSNFGYIYFERGRISYASIVNRRDRLGDLLVKNGLLDAKDLFAAIDDQAKSPGERLGEILIRRGSITRDQMEHYIRIQIEEAVYFLFTWTQGSFYFEADQRPEEGSFQVSINPENLLLEGARRIDEWSLIEKKIPSLDLVFETDRTKPMDGLELSEDQRKIIPLMDGKRTVQELIEESGMVEFDVGKALFGLIQAGFAHPVGRRSHIEQKEVPQARIDEHRNLGIAFYRTGMYDEATREFRRVAELQPGNVDSRFHLALIGLRKGDDRMALRFFKETTEMAGARAPVLHGMSLALERLGRLPDARFAADEAARLAPQRPQVQLSRAILLLKQGEAHEAAAAFARFREGFTGPRLPAAYFAFAVLAEAASGRADAALKLGEEGIKLHAHSAPLHLHLGVVRERRGEWELAEAMYRRAVEEDGDLPQAHKALGDALYRRGAYDDAAESYGRALQINAALGDDVYFRLGNIHYKKMERAEAVKLWRRALELNPQNTVVRTNLELVERVLG, from the coding sequence ATGGCGATCAAGGGCAACCTCCGCGAAGCCTCGCTCCCCGACGTCCTCCAGCTCCTGAGCATGGGGCAGAAGACGGGGTGCCTGTCGCTCACCGACCGCTCCAACTTCGGCTACATCTACTTCGAGCGCGGGCGCATCAGCTACGCCTCCATCGTCAACCGGCGCGACCGGCTGGGCGACCTGCTGGTGAAGAACGGGCTGCTGGACGCCAAGGACCTCTTCGCCGCCATCGACGACCAGGCGAAGTCGCCGGGCGAGCGGCTGGGCGAGATCCTGATCCGCCGCGGCTCAATCACGCGCGACCAGATGGAGCACTACATCCGCATCCAGATCGAGGAGGCGGTCTACTTCCTCTTCACCTGGACGCAGGGCTCCTTCTACTTCGAGGCGGACCAGCGCCCGGAGGAGGGCTCCTTCCAGGTGTCGATCAACCCGGAGAACCTCCTGCTGGAGGGGGCGCGGCGGATCGACGAGTGGAGCCTGATCGAGAAGAAGATCCCCTCGCTCGACCTGGTGTTCGAGACGGACCGCACCAAGCCGATGGACGGGCTGGAGCTGTCCGAGGACCAGCGGAAGATCATCCCGCTGATGGACGGCAAGCGGACCGTGCAGGAGCTGATCGAGGAGAGCGGGATGGTGGAGTTCGACGTGGGGAAGGCCCTCTTCGGGCTGATCCAGGCCGGCTTCGCCCACCCGGTGGGGCGCCGCTCGCACATCGAGCAGAAGGAGGTGCCGCAGGCGCGCATCGACGAGCACCGCAACCTGGGGATCGCCTTCTACCGCACGGGGATGTACGACGAGGCCACGCGCGAGTTCAGGCGCGTGGCGGAGCTGCAGCCGGGCAACGTGGACTCGCGCTTCCACCTGGCGCTGATCGGCCTGCGCAAGGGCGACGACCGGATGGCGCTCCGCTTCTTCAAGGAGACCACGGAGATGGCGGGCGCGCGCGCCCCCGTGCTGCACGGCATGTCGCTGGCGCTGGAGCGGCTGGGGCGCCTCCCCGACGCGCGCTTCGCCGCCGACGAGGCGGCGCGGCTGGCCCCGCAGCGCCCGCAGGTGCAGCTCTCGCGCGCCATCCTCCTGCTCAAGCAGGGCGAGGCGCACGAGGCCGCCGCGGCGTTCGCGCGCTTCCGCGAGGGGTTCACCGGGCCGCGCCTTCCCGCCGCCTACTTCGCCTTCGCCGTCCTGGCCGAGGCCGCTTCCGGCCGCGCCGATGCGGCGCTCAAGCTGGGCGAGGAGGGGATCAAGCTGCACGCGCACTCCGCCCCGCTGCACCTGCACCTGGGCGTGGTGCGCGAGCGCCGCGGCGAGTGGGAGCTAGCCGAAGCGATGTACCGCCGCGCCGTCGAGGAAGACGGCGACCTGCCGCAGGCGCACAAGGCCCTCGGCGACGCCCTCTACCGCCGCGGCGCCTACGACGACGCCGCCGAATCGTACGGCCGCGCCCTCCAGATCAACGCCGCCCTCGGCGACGACGTGTACTTCCGCCTCGGCAACATCCACTACAAGAAGATGGAGCGCGCCGAAGCCGTGAAGCTGTGGCGCCGCGCGCTGGAGCTGAACCCGCAGAACACCGTGGTGCGCACCAACCTGGAGCTGGTGGAGAGGGTGCTGGGCTGA
- a CDS encoding GTPase domain-containing protein has product MSLVNYSTREITSKIVYYGPGRSGKTTNLQYIHGQVPEDRRGRMMSLATETDRTLFFDFLPLDLGTISGFQTRFQLYTVPGQVYYDATRKLVLQGADGVVFVADSQRAQREENIESFRNLQVNLLEQGVDPRTIPIVLQYNKRDLPDVMSMDALDDLLNYRDLPRFEARALSGAGVFDTLRGISSEVLKRLAQRFGRPVSALG; this is encoded by the coding sequence ATGAGCCTGGTCAACTACTCCACCCGCGAGATCACCTCCAAGATCGTGTACTACGGTCCGGGGCGCTCCGGGAAGACGACGAACCTACAGTACATCCACGGCCAGGTGCCGGAGGACCGGCGCGGGCGCATGATGTCGCTGGCCACCGAGACGGACCGCACCCTATTCTTCGACTTCCTCCCGCTCGACCTGGGGACGATCTCGGGGTTCCAGACGCGGTTCCAGCTCTACACGGTCCCCGGCCAGGTGTACTACGACGCCACCCGCAAGCTCGTGCTCCAGGGTGCGGACGGGGTCGTCTTCGTGGCCGACTCGCAGCGCGCCCAGCGCGAGGAGAACATCGAGAGCTTCCGCAACCTCCAGGTGAACCTGCTGGAGCAGGGCGTCGATCCGCGCACCATCCCCATCGTCCTGCAGTACAACAAGCGCGACCTCCCCGACGTGATGTCGATGGACGCGCTGGACGACCTCCTCAACTACCGGGACCTCCCCCGCTTCGAAGCCCGCGCCCTCTCTGGCGCCGGCGTCTTCGACACCCTCCGCGGCATCAGCTCCGAGGTGTTGAAGCGCCTGGCGCAGCGGTTCGGGCGGCCGGTTTCGGCGCTGGGGTAG
- a CDS encoding roadblock/LC7 domain-containing protein has protein sequence MTASPAQVKQWTDELAADPASTAFLPLARAYRDSGKRDAALRLVLRGLERHPHHVDAHHLLGLLYRDGGDNVRAADEWGIALALAPEHPGARREMGLAAYARGDWASAVKHLEQAQANDVMDQEVRAALESAWQRSRVAARAAPPSSAPAPAPEAPRPEQWDGGRIFDALAAELGSLAQERGIVGAVMLDAQGFVIAGRIGAERDRAGEISAVLSGASSEAERAVRHLKLGAWKGILVETPQAVVRLAPTGDGGMIAVAGRRDVPMGWVLRVAARARESAERFLAAMGGAR, from the coding sequence ATGACCGCATCGCCCGCGCAGGTGAAGCAGTGGACGGACGAGCTGGCGGCGGACCCCGCATCGACCGCGTTTCTCCCGCTGGCGCGCGCGTACCGCGACTCAGGGAAGCGCGATGCGGCGCTGCGGCTGGTGCTGCGCGGCCTGGAGCGCCACCCGCACCACGTGGATGCGCACCACCTCCTGGGCCTCCTCTACCGCGACGGCGGCGACAACGTGCGGGCCGCGGACGAGTGGGGGATCGCGCTGGCCCTCGCCCCCGAGCACCCGGGCGCGCGCCGCGAGATGGGCCTCGCCGCCTACGCCCGCGGCGACTGGGCATCGGCGGTGAAGCACCTGGAGCAGGCGCAGGCCAACGACGTCATGGACCAGGAGGTGCGCGCCGCGCTGGAGTCCGCGTGGCAGCGCTCGCGCGTCGCCGCCCGCGCCGCGCCTCCATCCAGCGCGCCCGCCCCCGCCCCCGAAGCGCCCCGCCCCGAGCAGTGGGACGGAGGCCGCATCTTCGACGCGCTCGCGGCCGAGCTGGGGTCGCTGGCGCAGGAGCGCGGCATCGTGGGCGCGGTGATGCTGGACGCGCAGGGCTTCGTGATCGCGGGTCGGATCGGCGCGGAGCGCGACCGCGCGGGGGAGATCTCCGCGGTCCTCTCGGGCGCATCCAGCGAGGCGGAGCGCGCCGTGCGCCACCTGAAGCTGGGCGCGTGGAAGGGGATCCTGGTCGAAACGCCGCAGGCCGTCGTGCGCCTCGCCCCCACCGGCGACGGGGGGATGATTGCCGTGGCCGGGCGGCGTGACGTGCCGATGGGGTGGGTGCTGCGGGTGGCGGCGCGCGCGCGCGAGTCGGCGGAGCGCTTCCTGGCCGCCATGGGAGGCGCGCGGTGA
- a CDS encoding tetratricopeptide repeat protein, producing the protein MQDAPAPAAARPSHSERDLRILRGFAQRIDAADAGAHNNLGVLYFNKGLYEEAIQQFGRALAIDSKMVVAQRNLEIAYFNTGYYDRLISELRERLRDDPTDAEARTRLAQAYLNTGDAPGAVAELRRVLAQDTDDLETLIRLGQAEKAGGQFESAMGWYAQALERDPDSAVLHFYLGELFYNRGLNDEALRELTRAIELNPELADAHYVLAFVYGDMGDHARATASSRLAMQLNPQYTKAQTNLSLDRYSVARYEEMVGDRVRRPEVATGEALAHYNLGIAFRQKALYDEALREFVRGLEGGEEPALLRQAMAEVHLLRGDTREALDLYDRLLAEDERSPKLWNERGVCLHQTGQVEDAEASYRRAIDADPAYALAWNNLGVVRLHRGDAEGAENAFREAVTLRAAFVDAWSNRGLMHIRAGRQGAALDAYRAALRADPEAASAWNGIGAVLMETRRYEEARNAFVRAVDSDPDNAEARYNLSFVLSNLGDFEGALRETKRALELNPYYTTPRFKLAIDLQYEYAEVLAPELDAAERLAGDDKVESFTFDESALDQIFGELAPQPAAAAAPAPAADAFNLAEDFISKGLLDRALGEIRRVAVAGADPVEAALLTGQVFLRQGLDGEALERFDAALVRLEGIEWSAAHTRAWGGRSRALLRLGRLEDARFAAETVRAHAPDRADNLQVLGEVLLQSGEAAEAVRVFSRAVEIEPQDAALLRHLGRAALAAGRAGDAERALRMAVKLDPDFVAARVELGKLLLASGRVEDSIRETQAALDILPTYADAAYLLAQAQRAAGRPREAVGTAVDLLGGDPYHLDALVLLGQALMEDERPNDARQAFARVLKFDPSRAEALFGLGALAAAERRFREAIGFWRRTVEAAPESPLAEAARGNIDTALDVVTVFQSA; encoded by the coding sequence GTGCAGGACGCACCCGCGCCGGCGGCGGCCCGGCCCAGCCACTCGGAGCGCGACCTTCGCATCCTGCGCGGCTTTGCCCAGCGCATCGACGCGGCGGACGCGGGGGCGCACAACAACCTCGGCGTCCTCTACTTCAACAAGGGGCTGTACGAGGAGGCGATCCAGCAGTTCGGGCGCGCGCTGGCCATCGACAGCAAGATGGTGGTGGCGCAGCGCAACCTGGAGATCGCCTACTTCAACACCGGCTACTACGACCGGCTGATCTCCGAGCTGCGCGAGCGGCTGCGCGACGACCCCACCGATGCCGAGGCGCGCACCCGCCTCGCCCAGGCCTACCTGAACACCGGCGACGCCCCCGGGGCCGTCGCCGAGCTTCGCCGCGTCCTGGCGCAGGACACGGACGACCTGGAGACCCTGATCCGGCTGGGGCAGGCCGAGAAGGCGGGGGGGCAGTTCGAGAGCGCGATGGGGTGGTACGCGCAGGCGCTGGAGCGCGACCCGGACTCGGCCGTGCTGCACTTCTACCTGGGCGAGCTCTTCTACAACCGCGGGCTCAACGACGAGGCGCTGCGCGAGCTCACCCGCGCCATCGAGCTGAACCCGGAGCTGGCGGACGCGCACTACGTACTCGCCTTCGTGTACGGCGACATGGGCGACCACGCGCGCGCCACGGCGTCGTCGCGGCTCGCCATGCAGCTCAACCCGCAGTACACCAAGGCGCAGACCAACCTCTCGCTGGACCGCTACAGCGTCGCGCGCTACGAGGAGATGGTGGGCGACCGCGTCCGCCGCCCGGAGGTGGCCACCGGCGAGGCGCTGGCGCACTACAACCTGGGGATCGCCTTCCGCCAGAAGGCGCTGTACGACGAGGCGCTGCGCGAGTTCGTGCGCGGGCTGGAGGGGGGCGAGGAGCCCGCGCTGCTGCGCCAGGCGATGGCCGAGGTGCACCTGCTGCGCGGCGACACGCGCGAGGCGCTGGACCTGTACGACCGTCTGCTGGCGGAAGACGAGCGCTCGCCCAAGCTGTGGAACGAGCGCGGCGTCTGCCTCCACCAGACGGGGCAGGTGGAGGATGCGGAGGCCAGCTACCGCCGCGCCATCGATGCCGACCCGGCGTACGCCCTCGCGTGGAACAACCTGGGCGTGGTGCGCCTGCACCGCGGCGACGCGGAGGGGGCGGAGAACGCCTTCCGCGAGGCCGTCACGCTGCGCGCCGCATTCGTGGACGCGTGGAGCAACCGCGGGCTGATGCACATCCGCGCCGGGCGCCAGGGTGCCGCGCTGGACGCCTACCGCGCCGCCCTGCGCGCCGACCCCGAGGCCGCCTCCGCGTGGAACGGGATCGGCGCGGTGCTGATGGAGACGCGCCGCTACGAGGAAGCGCGCAACGCCTTCGTCCGCGCGGTGGATTCCGATCCGGACAACGCGGAGGCGCGCTACAACCTGTCGTTCGTGCTTTCGAACCTCGGGGACTTCGAGGGCGCCCTCCGCGAGACCAAGCGCGCCCTCGAGCTCAACCCGTACTACACGACGCCGCGCTTCAAGCTGGCGATCGACCTGCAGTACGAATACGCCGAGGTGCTGGCGCCGGAGCTGGACGCGGCCGAGCGGCTGGCGGGCGACGACAAGGTGGAGAGCTTCACCTTCGACGAGTCCGCGCTGGACCAGATCTTCGGCGAGCTGGCCCCGCAGCCGGCCGCCGCCGCCGCGCCCGCCCCCGCCGCCGACGCCTTCAACCTGGCGGAGGACTTCATCAGCAAGGGGCTGCTGGACCGCGCCCTGGGCGAGATCCGCCGCGTGGCGGTGGCCGGCGCGGACCCGGTGGAGGCGGCGCTGCTCACCGGGCAGGTCTTCCTGCGGCAGGGGCTGGACGGCGAGGCGCTGGAGCGATTCGACGCGGCCCTCGTGCGGCTGGAGGGGATCGAGTGGAGCGCGGCGCACACCCGCGCCTGGGGCGGCCGCTCGCGCGCGCTGCTGCGCCTGGGCCGCCTGGAGGACGCGCGCTTCGCCGCCGAGACGGTGCGCGCGCACGCCCCCGACCGCGCCGACAACCTCCAGGTGCTGGGCGAAGTGCTGCTGCAGAGCGGCGAAGCGGCGGAAGCGGTGCGCGTCTTCAGCCGCGCGGTGGAGATCGAGCCGCAGGATGCCGCCCTCCTTCGCCACCTGGGCCGCGCCGCCCTCGCCGCCGGCCGCGCCGGGGACGCGGAGCGCGCGCTGCGCATGGCCGTCAAGCTGGACCCCGACTTCGTGGCCGCGCGCGTGGAGCTGGGAAAGCTTCTCCTCGCCAGCGGCCGGGTGGAGGACTCCATCCGCGAGACGCAGGCGGCGCTGGACATCCTCCCCACCTACGCGGACGCGGCGTACCTGCTGGCGCAGGCGCAGCGAGCCGCCGGCCGGCCGCGCGAGGCGGTGGGGACGGCGGTGGACCTGCTGGGCGGCGACCCGTACCACCTGGATGCGCTCGTCCTCCTGGGCCAGGCCCTGATGGAAGACGAGCGCCCCAACGACGCGCGGCAGGCGTTCGCGCGCGTCCTCAAGTTCGACCCGAGCCGCGCCGAGGCGCTCTTCGGGCTGGGTGCGCTGGCGGCCGCCGAGCGGCGCTTCCGCGAGGCGATCGGCTTCTGGCGGCGCACCGTGGAAGCCGCGCCGGAATCGCCACTCGCTGAAGCCGCGCGCGGCAACATCGACACGGCGCTCGACGTCGTGACCGTTTTCCAGAGCGCCTGA
- a CDS encoding chemotaxis protein CheC, whose protein sequence is MLDLRDLQAIQLDALREVSNMGAGHAATALSQMTNTRIMINVPRLQVTPLEQVPDIMGKADEVVAAVLMHMLGDLTGRTLLIFPRNAAMRLAEILLHRPAGSSQVFGELEQSAIKEAGNILSAAYMNALADFMGLMLLPSVPSLVIDLCGAVLTTAYTNFGHERDFVFCIQTEFLMEGEEVVQGQFLLLPDIESLEIILQSIRLA, encoded by the coding sequence ATGCTCGATCTGCGCGATCTGCAGGCCATTCAGCTTGACGCCCTCCGCGAGGTGTCGAACATGGGGGCGGGGCACGCCGCCACCGCGCTCTCGCAGATGACGAACACGCGGATCATGATCAACGTGCCGCGCCTCCAGGTCACGCCGCTGGAGCAGGTGCCGGACATCATGGGGAAGGCGGACGAGGTGGTCGCCGCGGTGCTGATGCACATGCTGGGCGACCTCACCGGGCGCACCCTCCTCATCTTTCCGCGCAACGCGGCGATGCGGCTCGCGGAGATCCTCCTGCACCGTCCGGCGGGCTCGTCGCAGGTGTTCGGCGAGCTGGAGCAGAGCGCCATCAAGGAAGCGGGGAACATCCTGTCGGCGGCGTACATGAACGCGCTCGCCGACTTCATGGGGCTCATGCTCCTCCCCTCGGTGCCGTCGCTGGTCATCGACCTGTGCGGCGCGGTGCTGACCACGGCGTACACCAACTTCGGCCACGAGCGCGACTTCGTCTTCTGCATCCAGACGGAGTTCCTGATGGAGGGCGAAGAGGTGGTGCAGGGACAGTTCCTCCTCCTGCCGGACATCGAGTCGCTGGAGATCATCCTCCAGAGCATCCGCCTGGCCTGA